In Acidaminococcus fermentans DSM 20731, one genomic interval encodes:
- a CDS encoding DUF2815 family protein — translation MSKSYVNPCKVITGVNTRWSYANVWEPKSINGGTPKYSVSLIIPKSDTKTVEKVRAAIKAAYQEGEGKLKGNSRVVPALEAIKTPLRDGDLERPGDDAYKDSFFINANSATQPGIVDANCQHILERSEVYSGVYGRASISFYAFNSNGNKGIACSLNNLQKIRDGEPLGGKPRAEDDFATADDEDFLG, via the coding sequence ATGTCTAAGAGTTATGTGAATCCGTGCAAAGTAATTACTGGAGTGAATACCCGTTGGAGTTATGCCAATGTGTGGGAACCCAAATCCATTAATGGGGGAACGCCCAAATACAGTGTCAGCCTGATCATCCCCAAATCCGACACCAAGACGGTGGAAAAGGTCCGGGCAGCCATTAAGGCTGCCTACCAGGAAGGGGAAGGGAAACTGAAAGGGAACAGCCGGGTAGTCCCGGCCCTGGAAGCCATCAAGACCCCACTTCGGGACGGGGATCTGGAACGGCCGGGAGATGATGCCTACAAGGATAGCTTCTTTATCAATGCCAACTCTGCCACTCAGCCGGGCATTGTAGATGCCAACTGTCAACATATTCTGGAACGCTCTGAAGTGTATTCCGGGGTGTATGGCCGTGCTTCCATCAGCTTCTATGCTTTCAACAGCAATGGGAATAAAGGCATCGCCTGCAGCCTGAACAACTTGCAGAAGATCCGGGACGGGGAACCTCTGGGCGGCAAGCCTCGGGCAGAGGACGACTTTGCCACGGCGGATGATGAGGATTTTCTTGGGTAA
- a CDS encoding DUF2800 domain-containing protein, giving the protein MPGNHAVLSASSSYRWLACPPSALECAKLPDVQSDFAKQGTEAHALCEYKVKKALGEKVTNPTKSLTTFDEEMAECTDAYAQFVLESLAAAKTVCKDPLVLVEQRLDFSRWVPEGFGTGDCLIVADDTLTVIDYKHGLGVLVDAEKNPQMMCYALGALDLFDGIYDIQKVSMTIFQPRRENVSTYTLPKEELLQWAETVLKPTADLAAKGEGEYKAGDHCRFCKIRATCRKRAEYNLELAKYDFAMPSTLEDPEMEAILAKADELVSWVGDVKDYALQQALSGKTWAGWKVVEGRSNRRYVNEEAVAAKVEEAGYSPYEKKLLGITALTKLLGKRRFDELLTDLIEKPQGKPVLVPETDKRPAMHTAADDFSKENEGGNKNV; this is encoded by the coding sequence ATGCCGGGTAACCACGCGGTTCTTTCCGCTTCGTCCAGTTACCGGTGGCTGGCCTGTCCGCCGTCTGCGCTGGAGTGTGCCAAACTGCCGGATGTGCAGAGCGACTTTGCCAAACAGGGGACGGAAGCCCATGCCCTGTGCGAATACAAGGTGAAGAAGGCCCTGGGGGAGAAGGTGACGAACCCCACAAAGTCCCTCACCACCTTCGATGAAGAAATGGCCGAATGCACCGATGCCTATGCCCAGTTTGTGCTGGAGAGCCTGGCAGCGGCCAAAACCGTCTGTAAGGATCCTCTGGTGCTGGTGGAGCAGCGCCTGGACTTTTCCCGGTGGGTGCCGGAGGGATTCGGAACCGGGGACTGCCTCATTGTGGCAGATGACACCCTGACCGTCATCGACTATAAGCACGGGTTGGGAGTGCTGGTGGATGCAGAGAAGAATCCCCAGATGATGTGTTATGCCCTGGGGGCCCTGGATCTTTTTGACGGGATCTACGATATCCAAAAGGTGTCCATGACCATCTTCCAGCCTAGGCGGGAAAACGTCAGTACCTACACTCTGCCCAAGGAAGAATTGCTTCAATGGGCAGAAACGGTGCTGAAGCCTACTGCAGACCTGGCGGCCAAGGGAGAAGGGGAATACAAGGCTGGTGACCACTGCCGGTTCTGCAAGATCCGGGCCACCTGTCGGAAACGGGCCGAGTACAACCTGGAGCTGGCCAAGTACGACTTTGCCATGCCATCCACTCTGGAAGATCCAGAAATGGAAGCCATTCTGGCCAAAGCCGATGAACTGGTAAGCTGGGTTGGGGACGTGAAAGATTATGCCCTACAGCAGGCTCTTTCCGGCAAGACCTGGGCCGGGTGGAAAGTGGTGGAAGGCCGGTCCAACCGGAGGTACGTTAATGAAGAAGCGGTTGCCGCCAAAGTGGAAGAGGCAGGATATTCTCCCTATGAGAAGAAACTCCTGGGGATTACGGCCTTGACCAAACTGTTGGGAAAGAGACGGTTTGATGAACTTCTGACCGATTTGATTGAAAAGCCCCAGGGCAAGCCGGTCCTGGTCCCGGAAACGGATAAACGGCCGGCCATGCATACGGCGGCAGATGATTTTTCTAAGGAAAATGAAGGAGGAAACAAGAATGTCTAA
- a CDS encoding RNA polymerase sigma factor — MGNQKKTRVKQQYYIPLEVKEETIITKEYENAPRQWSKIGNKMVRTILIPATKEQYEAYMRPEWKEDKRQQRLAEKRRKREQAQEEHRVDPSVQGWDTAVSFEELHDTGYGFMDDTRQDTPDAILEKEELLDALHRELAKLEELDQTILQMAMNGSSEAAIGRKVGLSQKGVNKRKHRLLEQLRERLEDYR, encoded by the coding sequence ATGGGCAACCAAAAGAAAACCAGAGTCAAACAGCAGTACTACATTCCACTGGAAGTGAAGGAGGAAACGATCATCACGAAGGAATATGAAAACGCGCCACGGCAGTGGTCGAAAATCGGGAACAAGATGGTCCGCACCATCCTCATCCCGGCTACCAAAGAACAGTACGAGGCCTATATGCGGCCGGAGTGGAAGGAAGACAAGCGTCAGCAGCGGCTGGCCGAGAAACGGCGGAAGCGGGAACAGGCCCAGGAGGAACACCGGGTGGATCCGTCCGTCCAGGGCTGGGACACGGCCGTTTCCTTTGAAGAATTGCATGATACGGGATATGGATTTATGGACGATACCCGGCAGGACACCCCTGATGCCATTTTGGAAAAGGAAGAGCTTCTGGATGCCCTGCACAGAGAGCTGGCCAAGCTGGAAGAACTGGACCAGACCATCCTGCAGATGGCCATGAATGGAAGCAGTGAAGCCGCCATCGGTCGGAAAGTTGGTCTTTCCCAGAAAGGGGTCAACAAAAGGAAACACCGGCTCCTGGAACAGCTCCGGGAACGTCTGGAGGACTACCGGTAA
- a CDS encoding nitrilase-related carbon-nitrogen hydrolase, translating into MKVSVIQFERNEKYDVDANIAQMEQQIDLCKESSLIVLPEMWATGYYCFERYHHIEENNKIIDFLCRKAKETGAYIAGGTIIEKIEDQYYNSLPFISPEGKCIATYRKRNLVTFNSEEVKLIQNGKESTVVDTPFGRIGFAICYDVRFPKNFIEMTEKNVDIIVLSAAWSFPRLEHWCLLSQCRAIENVSYLLACNCVGTERGNVYFGHSAIYDPWGTKIAAAGIEKTIVSAEINPEHVQEIRKKFPVLRDRLQ; encoded by the coding sequence ATGAAAGTATCAGTAATTCAATTTGAAAGAAATGAAAAGTATGATGTGGATGCCAATATTGCACAGATGGAACAACAAATTGATTTGTGTAAAGAGTCAAGTCTTATTGTTCTTCCAGAAATGTGGGCGACGGGCTATTATTGTTTTGAAAGATATCATCATATCGAAGAAAATAATAAAATTATTGATTTTTTATGTAGAAAAGCAAAAGAAACTGGTGCTTATATTGCAGGGGGGACAATTATTGAAAAAATAGAAGATCAATATTATAATTCTTTGCCGTTTATTTCTCCAGAAGGAAAATGTATTGCTACTTATCGTAAACGGAATCTTGTGACATTTAATTCTGAAGAAGTAAAACTAATTCAAAACGGTAAAGAATCAACAGTCGTCGATACTCCGTTTGGACGTATTGGATTCGCAATTTGTTATGATGTTCGATTCCCTAAGAATTTTATTGAAATGACAGAAAAAAATGTTGATATTATTGTTCTTTCAGCTGCTTGGTCTTTTCCGAGGTTGGAACATTGGTGCTTACTTTCTCAGTGCCGAGCTATAGAAAATGTCAGTTATTTACTTGCCTGTAACTGTGTTGGGACGGAACGAGGAAATGTTTATTTTGGACATAGTGCCATTTATGACCCTTGGGGTACAAAAATTGCAGCAGCAGGAATTGAAAAAACGATTGTTTCGGCTGAAATCAACCCAGAACATGTTCAGGAAATTCGTAAAAAGTTTCCCGTCCTAAGAGATCGTCTCCAGTGA
- a CDS encoding tripartite tricarboxylate transporter substrate binding protein, which produces MKKQLAVLSMVVALGMLLAGCGSDATKNPSSKANQGAAKNYPNKTVQIVVPYGAGGDTDTNARVMSKYLSKELGKPVIVTNVAGSSGVVGSQQVLDSKPDGYTVLFNHPTMLMNNLIGLTDISWKNFKNAGIGLTDDANVFVVSSHSKYKNLQDLINDAKANPGKIRFATSIGSFTHLQLLAFEQMTGTNIVAADLGDMAAYTTALLGNQIEVIGCQYGVVKDYIESGDFRCLGVMSEKRNPLIPNVPTFKEQGVDLSISKFFFYAFPKDTPDEIVNKFSAAMEKVCQNKDYIKEANSVLVTPKYMKPEDAVTYIGKEEENYKKWLKDYKK; this is translated from the coding sequence ATGAAAAAACAATTGGCAGTCCTTTCAATGGTGGTGGCACTTGGTATGCTTTTGGCAGGGTGCGGATCAGATGCAACCAAAAATCCTTCTAGTAAGGCAAATCAAGGTGCAGCAAAAAACTATCCGAACAAAACAGTGCAAATTGTAGTGCCCTATGGAGCAGGAGGAGATACAGATACAAACGCACGGGTAATGTCTAAATACTTAAGTAAGGAACTTGGAAAACCCGTTATTGTAACCAATGTTGCTGGATCTTCTGGAGTAGTTGGGTCCCAGCAAGTATTGGATTCTAAACCAGATGGTTACACTGTTTTGTTTAACCATCCCACTATGCTCATGAACAACTTAATCGGCCTGACAGATATCTCGTGGAAAAACTTCAAAAACGCTGGTATTGGGCTTACTGATGACGCCAATGTTTTTGTAGTTTCCAGTCATTCTAAATATAAAAATCTGCAAGACCTCATTAATGATGCAAAAGCAAATCCTGGGAAGATTCGCTTTGCTACTTCTATTGGGTCGTTTACGCACCTGCAACTGCTTGCATTTGAACAAATGACTGGTACTAATATCGTTGCGGCAGATCTTGGTGATATGGCTGCTTATACAACCGCTCTTCTCGGCAACCAGATTGAGGTAATCGGTTGTCAATATGGTGTAGTGAAAGATTACATTGAATCTGGCGATTTCCGTTGCCTTGGTGTAATGTCGGAAAAACGGAACCCGCTCATTCCAAACGTTCCCACTTTTAAGGAACAGGGAGTAGATTTGTCGATTTCTAAGTTCTTCTTCTACGCTTTTCCTAAGGATACACCTGATGAAATTGTTAATAAATTCTCCGCTGCAATGGAGAAGGTGTGCCAGAACAAGGATTATATTAAAGAAGCAAATTCTGTTTTAGTTACGCCTAAGTATATGAAACCGGAAGATGCGGTTACTTATATTGGTAAAGAAGAAGAAAACTATAAAAAGTGGCTTAAAGATTACAAAAAGTAA
- a CDS encoding tripartite tricarboxylate transporter permease produces MSELFSVGFSNILMPTNILLMGLGVLIGIMFGSIPGLTATMGIALCLPLTYSMDMVPSMALLCGIFIGGISGGLIPAILINVPGTPSSIATCFDGHPMAVNGHAQRAMGIGVFYSFIGGTLSFLALFFISPPLAKIAIHFGPYEYFGVAVFSLTLIASISKQSMAKGLIAGLIGMAFAMVGPAPIDSFSRYTFGVKGLKGGFDILVVMIGLFAISEVIKAGNDSPELQKATLKRENIKGFGFSIKEFKEQFVNFIRSSFIGIAMGILPGVGGSTSSVLAYFAAKNSSKHPEKFGTGIMDGVVASESANNATIGGAMIPLLTLGIPGESTTAMLLGAFMIHGLTPGPLLFAKNGTIVYSIFAALIVSNVIMLIMEFYGLRLFTKVLYIPKYILLPIIFVLCAVGAFGLNNRTFDIWTVIFFGIISIAFDVFDYPLAPVILGFILGPIAEKNLRSGLMLTGGSFWPFLQHPICSFFIVATVLSIVITLIQQVRKNKNQEHSRITLG; encoded by the coding sequence ATGAGTGAACTATTTTCTGTAGGATTCAGTAATATTTTAATGCCCACAAATATATTACTTATGGGACTGGGCGTGTTAATCGGAATCATGTTTGGTTCTATCCCAGGATTAACAGCAACCATGGGAATAGCTCTTTGTTTACCATTGACCTATTCTATGGATATGGTTCCATCGATGGCGTTATTATGTGGTATTTTCATTGGCGGTATATCAGGGGGACTGATTCCGGCAATTTTGATTAATGTCCCAGGAACTCCATCCTCCATTGCAACTTGCTTTGATGGGCACCCTATGGCAGTTAATGGGCATGCTCAGAGAGCAATGGGAATTGGCGTGTTTTACTCTTTTATTGGGGGGACATTAAGTTTTTTAGCATTGTTTTTCATTTCGCCGCCTCTAGCTAAAATTGCTATTCATTTTGGACCGTATGAATATTTCGGCGTTGCAGTTTTTTCTCTGACATTAATCGCTTCTATTTCAAAACAATCAATGGCTAAAGGTCTGATTGCTGGTTTGATAGGCATGGCGTTTGCTATGGTTGGACCAGCACCAATTGATTCTTTTTCAAGATATACTTTTGGCGTTAAAGGACTCAAAGGTGGCTTTGATATCTTAGTCGTAATGATTGGCCTTTTTGCAATCAGTGAAGTAATTAAGGCAGGAAATGACTCTCCTGAACTACAAAAGGCTACATTAAAAAGGGAAAATATAAAAGGTTTTGGATTTTCTATTAAGGAATTTAAAGAACAATTTGTAAACTTTATTCGATCTAGCTTCATTGGTATTGCGATGGGAATTCTGCCTGGAGTTGGTGGATCGACCTCGAGTGTGCTTGCATATTTTGCAGCTAAAAATAGTTCTAAACATCCTGAAAAATTTGGGACTGGGATAATGGATGGTGTTGTAGCTTCTGAAAGTGCAAATAATGCAACAATTGGTGGCGCAATGATTCCGCTTTTGACTCTCGGCATTCCAGGTGAATCAACGACAGCCATGTTATTAGGTGCGTTTATGATACATGGTTTAACGCCTGGACCACTGTTGTTTGCAAAAAATGGTACGATAGTTTATTCCATCTTTGCAGCTCTGATTGTTTCCAATGTCATCATGCTGATAATGGAGTTTTATGGTTTAAGGTTATTTACAAAGGTTTTGTATATTCCTAAATACATATTACTCCCGATTATCTTTGTACTTTGTGCAGTTGGGGCATTCGGACTAAATAACAGAACTTTTGATATTTGGACTGTTATTTTCTTTGGAATTATTTCCATTGCATTTGATGTCTTTGACTATCCATTGGCACCTGTTATTCTTGGGTTCATCTTGGGGCCAATCGCTGAAAAGAACTTGAGATCAGGATTGATGTTGACTGGCGGAAGCTTCTGGCCCTTTTTGCAACATCCCATTTGCTCATTCTTTATTGTTGCTACTGTACTCTCCATTGTTATTACCCTGATTCAGCAGGTAAGAAAAAATAAAAACCAGGAACACAGTAGAATAACCTTAGGTTAA
- a CDS encoding tripartite tricarboxylate transporter TctB family protein, whose protein sequence is MKNNYKDVISGLFIMAISSICFYMTFFMKRLTVMAIGPEFMPRLVFGLMFVLGAIVFISAIVKLKKIDKNDTNGSESEKTKSVLKTSFMTLLLMVAYALCLAQIGFLITTAVYLFFQIMVLCPKKKRKPLLFGVVSIVTVLIVYFTFRDLFQLMLPEGILG, encoded by the coding sequence ATGAAAAATAATTACAAAGATGTTATTTCAGGACTGTTTATTATGGCTATCTCAAGTATCTGCTTTTATATGACATTTTTCATGAAAAGATTAACGGTAATGGCCATTGGACCGGAATTTATGCCAAGGCTGGTATTCGGCTTAATGTTCGTCTTAGGTGCAATTGTTTTTATTTCAGCAATTGTGAAACTGAAAAAAATTGATAAAAACGACACGAACGGATCAGAAAGTGAAAAAACAAAATCCGTTTTAAAAACTTCTTTTATGACGCTGCTTTTGATGGTTGCTTATGCATTGTGTTTAGCGCAAATTGGTTTTCTTATTACGACAGCAGTTTATCTTTTCTTCCAAATTATGGTGCTTTGTCCTAAAAAGAAAAGAAAGCCTTTGCTCTTTGGCGTTGTTAGTATTGTGACTGTTTTGATTGTTTATTTCACATTCCGGGATCTATTTCAACTTATGCTTCCGGAAGGAATTTTAGGCTAA
- a CDS encoding FadR/GntR family transcriptional regulator: protein MIKKISVTEQVVDYIKNNIQTHAWEVGQKIPSENELTKILGVSRSSVRFAIQQFIAVGALVSLHGKGTYVKSEDLSAFSNFTSTPKSVESEIMQMLQFRQILEPEAAYLAALNRTDENLECLTKATEEMLLHVGDDDKMADLDAKFHLEIARACGNMFIESSLIDTIRRSASNKNKAKEIFGYQNNGYQNAIYYHTILLKSIREQKPKLAKKIMKEHIQGNLNRISMIKKE from the coding sequence ATGATTAAAAAAATAAGTGTAACTGAACAAGTTGTCGATTATATCAAAAATAATATTCAAACACATGCATGGGAAGTTGGACAAAAAATTCCTTCTGAAAATGAATTGACTAAAATTTTAGGAGTCAGTCGCTCCAGTGTGCGTTTTGCCATTCAACAATTTATTGCTGTCGGAGCATTGGTTAGTCTTCATGGAAAAGGCACATATGTGAAATCGGAGGATTTAAGTGCTTTTTCTAATTTCACATCAACTCCTAAATCTGTTGAAAGTGAAATTATGCAAATGTTGCAGTTTCGTCAAATATTAGAGCCGGAAGCAGCTTATTTAGCAGCCTTAAATCGGACAGATGAGAATCTTGAATGTTTAACGAAAGCAACGGAAGAAATGCTGTTACATGTCGGTGATGATGATAAAATGGCAGATCTTGATGCTAAGTTTCATTTGGAAATCGCTAGAGCATGTGGCAATATGTTTATTGAAAGCAGTCTCATAGATACTATACGGAGAAGTGCATCAAATAAAAATAAAGCTAAAGAAATTTTTGGCTATCAAAATAACGGTTATCAAAATGCTATTTATTACCATACTATTTTATTAAAATCTATTCGTGAGCAAAAACCCAAATTGGCAAAAAAAATAATGAAGGAACATATTCAAGGGAATTTGAACAGAATCAGTATGATAAAAAAAGAATAA
- a CDS encoding ACT domain-containing protein, producing MRLKKMDLDLTVCKVPTIRELTLDQGFYFIGRTDEEISLVCETDRTPANTLERDDGWKAFRIEGILDFSLIGILSKLSSILAEEGIGIFAVSTFNTDYILVKKGNFEKALQVLADKGYGIR from the coding sequence ATGCGGCTAAAGAAAATGGATCTGGATCTTACGGTCTGCAAGGTCCCGACCATACGTGAACTTACTCTGGACCAGGGGTTTTATTTTATCGGGAGGACCGATGAAGAGATTTCCCTTGTCTGTGAGACGGACCGCACGCCGGCAAACACCCTGGAACGGGACGACGGCTGGAAAGCCTTCCGGATCGAGGGGATCCTTGATTTTTCCCTGATTGGCATTCTTTCAAAGCTTTCCTCCATCTTGGCGGAGGAGGGAATCGGGATTTTCGCTGTTTCCACTTTTAATACGGATTACATCCTTGTCAAAAAGGGAAATTTTGAAAAAGCGCTGCAGGTTCTGGCGGACAAGGGGTATGGGATCCGTTAA